From a region of the Dermatophagoides farinae isolate YC_2012a chromosome 3, ASM2471394v1, whole genome shotgun sequence genome:
- the LOC124495077 gene encoding malonyl-[acyl-carrier protein] O-methyltransferase — translation MDQQLCKLTTVKQFECLDKSASKIRLLDLNRIIEKVIRKQCDQVPCKIVDIDCQTGCTTASLSTAFPSSNVMGIGSDGNMIHYAQSHYKQSGHFIQADVSKSDFGQHLIKHGLSDGEPFADLIIAIHSFRMMDPNIETILANLNSILKPDGILCVTFSFWSDLFRIGNEVFMSDEMSLRISDDSMYKLTKPDWNKEMEKLKQLLDKYRFRMDNNSTVIEMVEQRMEFDTLKRIQDCIRFIYPLTPFVPESKRLRFFSKFFDNVYDHSMSDGWQQEHEIYHLPYQYLSLCTTKYGPGSQ, via the exons ATGGATCAACAATTGTGTAAGCTTACGACAGTGAAACAATTTGAATGCCTGGATAAATCGGCATCCAAAATTCGCTTGCTTGATTTAAATCGAATAATTGAAAAGGTGATACGAAAACAGTGTGATCAAGTGCCATGTAAAATTGTGGATATTGACTGCCAGACAGGATGTACCACTGCTTCATTATCGACGGCATTCCCATCCAGTAATGTGATGGGAATTGGATCCGATGGAAACATGATTCATTATGCCCAAAGTCATTATAAACAAAGCGGTCATTTCATTCAAGCAGATGTTAGTAAGTCTGATTTTGGCCAACATCTAATTAAACATGGTCTTTCTGATGGCGAACCTTTTGCCGATTTGATTATtgccatccattcatttcgaATGATGGATCCAAATATAGAAACCATATTGGCTAATTTGAATTCCATTTTAAAACCAG ATGGCATATTATGCgttacattttcattctggAGTGATCTATTTCGAATTGGCAATGAAGTCTTCATGTCCGATGAGATGTCATTGCGAATATCGGATGATTCAATGTACAAATTAACAAAACCAGATTGGAAtaaagaaatggaaaaattaaaacaattaCTTGACAAATACAGATTTCGTATGGACAACAACTCAACAGTAATCGAAATGGTCGAACAACGGATGGAATTCGATACGTTGAAACGAATACAGGATTGTATCCGTTTCATTTATCCATTAACTCCATTCGTACCGGAATCAAAACGTTTGAGATTTTTTAGCAAATTTTTCGACAATGTTTATGATCATTCAATGTCAGATGGTTGGCAACAGGAACATGAAATATATCATTTGCCATATCAGTATTTATCGCTTTGTACGACCAAATATGGGCCCGGCAGTCAATAG
- the LOC124495076 gene encoding protein apterous, which translates to MAAQIDCYQCGQLIEPLELAFRIPYGHKQLIHYHVRCFTCSECSRQLHKGELYGLTTNTHTGLNIYCEQHYCQRQRQSSKCSNQAIDRIARTTNEMNSGESNSYFRGRNFEESSSCSRIWTNGSTKRMRTSFQKCQLDLLHRCFKRTHKPNADEMYRLVQHTQLSKRVLQIWFQNQRSKWSRLMMSRPPIVGPIKVMACTVAAESFAQTIAIIEQQQQ; encoded by the exons ATGGCTGCTCAAATCGATTGTTATCAATGTGGACAATTGATTGAACCATTGGAATTGG CGTTTCGAATACCATATGGTCATAAGCAACTAATACATTACCATGTACGTTGTTTTACCTGTTCTGAATGTTCACGTCAATTGCATAAAGGCGAACTTTATGGCCTGACAACCAATACCCATACTGGACTAAATATATATTGCGAACAACATTATTGTCAACGACAAAGACAA TCATCGAAATGTTCGAATCAAG CTATTGATCGAATAGCtagaacaacaaatgaaatgaattccgGTGAAAGTAATAGTTATTTTCGTGGTCGAAATTTCGAAGAATCGTCTTCATGCAGTCGTATATGGACCAATGGTAGTACAAAACGTATGAGGACCAGTTTTCAGAAATGTCAGCTTGATTTACTGCACCGATGTTTCAAACGAACACATAAGCCGAATGCTGATGAAATGTATCGATTAGTACAACATACTCAGCTTTCTAAACGTGTTCTTCAA ATTTGGTTTCAAAATCAACGATCCAAATGGTCGAGATTGATGATGTCACGACCGCCCATTGTCGGTCCAATCAAAGTTATGGCCTGTACAGTTGCAGCCGAATCATTTGCACAAACCATAGCGATCATtgaacagcagcagcagtag